Below is a genomic region from Candidatus Eremiobacteraceae bacterium.
CGACGTCGAAAGGAAGATCGTCGCGCGCGGCGATGAGCCGGATGAGCGCCGCTGCGGCGTCTTTCGATCCGACGACAAGCGTCCGCTTGGCGTGCGGTTTTCTGCTGCGGGCGACGGTACCGATCTCAGCGCCACGGCGGGCGCGCGCGATCGGGCGGATCGCGAGGAACAAGGCCGAGGCGAGCGTCGCCGAGAGCGGAGTCCACGCGAAGTCGATCGCTCGGCTGAGCGCGATCAACAAGCCGGTCGCCGCGACCGCGCCGACGAGCGTGAACAGCGCGCGCGGCGCGGGTCGCGCCATGCGCCCATGGAGATATTCAAATCCGGCGGTCATGAAGGCGAGGATGACGCCCGGGAAAATGATGGAAAAGACGACGGCCGCGAACGTCGGAGCGATCTTCGTCCCCGTCAAGATGCCGGCGGCCGCAAACGCGCCGACCGCCACCAGAACGTCGAATCCCAGGCTGATGAGTGAGCGCGACCGGCCGTTGTCCGGTCTCTCGCCGTCTCCTACGCTCGCCGACACGTGATTCGCACTTTCAAGCTCTTCTGCCGGTCAGTTCTCGAGATCGCCCGTCAGCGGAACCGTTGCCGCCGTCGAAGCTTCGAGCATGTAACCGGGATAGCCGGTTGCGGCAGGGGCGCGGTTCATCACGACGCCCAAGATGTTCGAGGTCGCCGCGAACTGCAAGCGTTGGATCGCGCGTTTCGCCGAGTCGGTATCGGTTCGCCCGGCGGCGACGACAAGCACGACGCCGTCGGTCTTGGCCGAGAGCGCGGCCGCGTCGATCACCGGCAAGAGCGCGGGCGTGTCGAAGATGACCATCTGATACGTCTCGAGCAAACCCGCCACGATCTCATCGAAGCGCGCCGACTGGATCAGCTTGACCGGATTGGGTGCGTGTGCGCCCGACGGCATCAAGTCGAGATTGGCGTAGCGCGTCTTGACGATGACGTCTTGCGGCATCGCATCGCCGATGACGACGTTCGACAGACCGTTGTGATTGGGAACGCCCAGCCGGTCGTGCAGAACGCCGCGGCGCATGTCTGCGTCGACGAGCAGCACGCGCGGCCGCATCTCGGCCATCGCAATAGCGGTGCTGAGCGCGACGGTTGACTTTCCGTCGCCCTCTGTCGGGCTTGTGATGGCGAGGGTGCGCAGCGGCTTGTCGGATGAAAACCGGATGGCCGTCACGAGCTGGAGGTATGCCTCGATCGTCATCGCGCGGAGCTGCGGAAGCCGCGCTTGCATCCTCTTATCCACTGCTTCCAGATCGGGAATGCTCGTCAAGACGGGAGCAGGCAGCGCGCGGGCGACATCGGCTTCGTCCTTGAGCGTGTTGTCGAAGAAGTCTATGACGAAGACGCCGCTCACTCCGAGCAGCAGGCCTAAGACGAGTCCGATCCCGAGCACGAGGACCCACGACGGCTTGACCGAGGCGAACCGCGGATTGGCGGGCTCCGACACGGCGACATCCGAGAGGGCAAGTGTTTTTGCGACGAGCGCATCGTTGTAGTGCTGCTTCAACGACGTGTAAACGCCTTCGGCGAGCTGCGCTTCGCGCTGCAGATTGGCGAGGGTCTGCGTGGTCGTCGGCAGTTGCCGGACTTGCGCTTCGTTTTGCTGCTGCTGGGATCGCAACGTGACCAGCTGCTGCTCGTCCCCGGCGATCTGAGAGCGAAGGCTCGCGGCTTGCTGATCCAGCGTCTGCGAGACCGGGTTCGGCACGATCGTGTTCGAGGCGACGTAGGTGGGCGGTTGGGAAGACAGCTCTTTCTGCAGCTGGGCTTCCTGCTGCTCGAGCGCTTGCACGGTGGGATGCGCTTCGGTGTAC
It encodes:
- a CDS encoding polysaccharide biosynthesis tyrosine autokinase, whose translation is MYQLPSNGHVSALPDQSRENDFVKIFSTLKRRSRTFWAIFGVFFAICLVYAFLWPKSYVTQIELLTGNSSQNFNGVNTDLPVLNALVAAGGVQSVETYATLLQDKSVAAQVIQNLGLKHIDAYDLLKYHIYVAPVTNTQIVTLQSSWSTREMSAKIANEFGKVLIEKQRGLIANQSVVAMQYLSTQIPVAQAAMTKADAALASFQNTHVIGDSTAQTQATVGQFTDTATRIAQVEVDQQQAQAALGNVMGQIDAGARTMVGGTTVQQNPVVTQLQQQLSQVRVQLAYARKQYTEAHPTVQALEQQEAQLQKELSSQPPTYVASNTIVPNPVSQTLDQQAASLRSQIAGDEQQLVTLRSQQQQNEAQVRQLPTTTQTLANLQREAQLAEGVYTSLKQHYNDALVAKTLALSDVAVSEPANPRFASVKPSWVLVLGIGLVLGLLLGVSGVFVIDFFDNTLKDEADVARALPAPVLTSIPDLEAVDKRMQARLPQLRAMTIEAYLQLVTAIRFSSDKPLRTLAITSPTEGDGKSTVALSTAIAMAEMRPRVLLVDADMRRGVLHDRLGVPNHNGLSNVVIGDAMPQDVIVKTRYANLDLMPSGAHAPNPVKLIQSARFDEIVAGLLETYQMVIFDTPALLPVIDAAALSAKTDGVVLVVAAGRTDTDSAKRAIQRLQFAATSNILGVVMNRAPAATGYPGYMLEASTAATVPLTGDLEN